CACTCCCCTTCAATCAAACTAGCTGTGAGAACACCCTTCTCTAAGTAAAGATTATTTAAATCAGTAATCTCCAATTCACCGCGGTGGGATGGTTTCAATTGTCGAATAATATCAAAGACATGCTCATCATAAATATAGGCGCCGGTTTGAGCTAAGTTACTTTTGGGGTGCTTCGGTTTTTCGATTATGCTCAAAACATGATTATTTTCATCCATTTCTACTACTCCAAAACGTTCCGCATCTGGTACTTCTTTAACAAAAATGTGAGCGCCGGAGGTAAATTGTTTGACCGCCTCAGTAAAATCATGTTCATAAATATTATCGCCTAAAATCATCATACAGCTATCCCCACCCACAAATGTTTCGGCTAGTGACAA
Above is a genomic segment from Patescibacteria group bacterium containing:
- a CDS encoding sugar phosphate nucleotidyltransferase, which translates into the protein MVLSAAMKGIILAGGSGSRLAPLTKVTSKQLLPIYDQPMVYFPLQTLIKASIKDILFIVSPDHAGDYLNALGSGAHFGCRFTYEIQDKPAGLAQGLSLAETFVGGDSCMMILGDNIYEHDFTEAVKQFTSGAHIFVKEVPDAERFGVVEMDENNHVLSIIEKPKHPKSNLAQTGAYIYDEHVFDIIRQLKPSHRGELEITDLNNLYLEKGVLTASLIEGEWIDAGTLESLFKAAEFRRKHVI